The following are from one region of the Bacteroidota bacterium genome:
- a CDS encoding MarR family transcriptional regulator translates to MKHARSSSLLYLLERTLRQARGSLQGSFREKKLDISVDQWIILSFIAEHDAPSQRMIAQGTAKDPASVTRIVDILEKKKFAQRSEVKSDKRQFRIMITPSGKKMITQCRICLEKFRKKSGKGIVQAELNDQGKILDRIYFNCGGR, encoded by the coding sequence ATGAAACACGCACGCTCTTCTTCACTTCTTTACCTGCTCGAACGTACGTTGCGCCAGGCAAGGGGTTCTTTGCAGGGATCTTTCCGCGAAAAAAAACTCGATATCTCCGTCGATCAGTGGATCATTCTTTCGTTCATTGCAGAACATGATGCGCCCAGCCAGAGGATGATCGCGCAGGGAACGGCAAAAGATCCGGCGTCGGTGACACGTATCGTGGATATTCTCGAGAAGAAAAAATTCGCCCAACGTTCGGAAGTGAAAAGTGATAAGAGGCAGTTCAGGATCATGATCACGCCGTCCGGAAAAAAAATGATCACGCAATGCAGGATCTGTCTCGAAAAATTCAGAAAGAAAAGCGGGAAGGGAATTGTGCAGGCGGAACTCAATGACCAGGGAAAAATTCTCGACAGGATTTATTTCAATTGTGGCGGCAGATAG
- a CDS encoding sodium:solute symporter, which yields MQPITLLLFISVYTLMLFGITWITSRGANNESYFVGNRSSNWFLVAYGMIGASLSGVTFMSVPGDTGNSHFWYLQIVFGYFVGYFIIAYVLLPIYYRMKLTSIYSYLGERLGKEAHRTGAFFFLLSRTLGAACRMYIVVLVLQKFVFENWNIPFAVTTAIFILLILAYTFKGGVKTIVWTDSLQTTFMLLSLVLSVILIASKMNIDIPKIFSHISKSVNASVFNLDWKSGYFFPKAFLGGIFIAVTMTGMDQEMMQKNISCRSLHDAKKNMITFSFVMVLVNIIFLSLGVLLWEYAGTMDWNSTTHVADAVKNGMLRSDELYPHIAIHALGTVSGLFFIIGLISAAYPSADGALTALTASFCMDFLGFSEKKSSRTEEEKMNTRKKVHLAFAVLLFISILILKAVSERAIIEVILFIASVTYGPLLGLFSFGILTKRKVKGMGVIIVPVLSAALCFVAGLATKLDKANHLLGGYKFGNELLIINGALVFFGLFLISEKNNQHT from the coding sequence ATGCAACCAATAACTCTTTTACTATTCATTTCTGTTTACACGCTGATGCTTTTCGGCATTACGTGGATCACTTCGCGCGGTGCTAACAACGAAAGTTATTTTGTCGGCAATCGTTCCTCGAATTGGTTTCTTGTTGCGTACGGAATGATCGGCGCATCGCTTTCCGGTGTGACCTTCATGTCTGTTCCCGGCGATACCGGAAATTCTCACTTCTGGTATCTGCAGATCGTGTTCGGATATTTTGTGGGTTATTTCATCATCGCGTATGTGTTGCTGCCGATCTATTACCGGATGAAACTTACTTCCATTTATTCTTATCTCGGTGAACGGCTCGGAAAGGAAGCGCACAGGACCGGCGCATTTTTCTTTTTGCTTTCGCGCACGCTCGGGGCTGCATGCCGCATGTACATCGTGGTGCTTGTGTTACAGAAATTTGTTTTTGAGAACTGGAATATTCCATTTGCAGTCACCACCGCAATTTTCATTCTACTGATTCTCGCTTACACTTTCAAAGGCGGCGTGAAAACAATTGTGTGGACCGATTCGCTCCAAACTACTTTCATGCTGCTGTCGCTGGTGCTGAGTGTGATCCTCATTGCTTCGAAAATGAATATCGACATTCCGAAAATATTTTCACACATTTCAAAAAGTGTGAACGCATCTGTTTTCAATCTCGACTGGAAGTCGGGTTATTTTTTTCCGAAAGCATTTCTCGGCGGGATCTTCATTGCGGTGACCATGACGGGAATGGACCAGGAGATGATGCAGAAGAATATCAGTTGCCGCTCACTTCACGACGCGAAAAAAAATATGATCACGTTCAGTTTCGTGATGGTGCTTGTGAATATTATTTTTCTTTCGCTCGGGGTTTTGTTGTGGGAATACGCCGGAACGATGGACTGGAACAGCACGACGCACGTTGCCGACGCAGTGAAGAACGGAATGCTCCGAAGTGATGAACTTTATCCCCACATTGCCATTCATGCACTGGGAACAGTCTCCGGATTATTTTTCATCATCGGGCTTATTTCCGCAGCTTACCCGAGCGCAGATGGAGCGCTCACCGCATTGACGGCATCTTTCTGCATGGATTTTCTCGGATTCAGCGAAAAAAAATCTTCACGCACGGAGGAAGAAAAAATGAACACGAGAAAAAAAGTTCACCTCGCTTTTGCGGTATTGCTTTTCATTTCCATTCTCATCCTGAAAGCGGTGAGTGAACGCGCCATAATTGAGGTCATACTTTTCATTGCTTCCGTTACCTACGGCCCGCTGCTCGGATTATTTTCATTCGGAATTCTCACGAAAAGAAAAGTGAAAGGCATGGGTGTGATCATAGTTCCTGTACTTTCTGCAGCGCTTTGTTTCGTTGCGGGGCTTGCCACTAAACTTGATAAAGCAAATCATTTACTCGGAGGATATAAATTCGGGAATGAATTATTGATCATTAACGGCGCACTGGTATTCTTCGGCTTATTTCTCATTTCAGAAAAAAATAATCAGCACACATGA
- the recR gene encoding recombination protein RecR, translating into MMHYPSRLIEEAVEAFAQLPGVGRKTALRYVLHLLRQDEEQMKKFGNTFLKLQAELKYCRSCHNLSDRDTCDICSNEKRDHSTVCVVEDIRDVMAIENTNQYHGIYHVLGGIISPMDGIGPNDIEIDSLVHKVQSGQVREVIMALGATMEGDTTNFYIYKKLKEFRISVSTIARGISIGDELEYADEITLGRSIANRVPYERTFSSQ; encoded by the coding sequence ATGATGCATTATCCTTCCAGACTCATTGAAGAAGCCGTTGAAGCTTTTGCGCAATTGCCCGGCGTGGGAAGAAAAACTGCTTTACGTTATGTGCTGCATTTGCTGAGGCAGGATGAAGAGCAAATGAAAAAATTCGGGAATACTTTTTTGAAATTACAGGCAGAACTTAAGTATTGCCGTTCCTGCCACAATCTCAGTGACCGCGACACCTGCGACATCTGCTCCAATGAAAAACGCGATCATTCTACAGTTTGCGTGGTGGAAGATATCCGCGATGTGATGGCCATCGAGAACACCAACCAGTATCACGGAATTTATCACGTACTCGGCGGCATCATTTCTCCTATGGACGGAATCGGCCCGAATGATATTGAGATTGATTCGCTGGTGCATAAAGTGCAATCTGGCCAGGTTCGCGAAGTGATCATGGCGCTCGGCGCAACCATGGAAGGCGATACCACCAATTTCTACATTTATAAAAAGCTGAAAGAATTCCGCATCTCCGTTTCCACTATTGCACGCGGAATTTCCATTGGCGATGAACTGGAATATGCCGACGAGATCACACTCGGACGCTCCATTGCCAACCGTGTTCCTTACGAACGGACTTTTTCTTCGCAATAA